From Arcticibacter tournemirensis, one genomic window encodes:
- a CDS encoding GH92 family glycosyl hydrolase: MKYLIVLLFVSKLAVAQTPDLVKYVNTLQGTNSKHELTRGNTYPTTALPFGMNTWTPQTGRNGDGWKYQYFKKTIRGFQQAHQCSSWSNDYAVFSFMPVTGALKVNEEERAAGFSHDNEIARPNYYKVKLDNGITTEMSPTERGAHLRFSFPKGEKSYLVLDGYTKMSMVKIIPSERKIIGYVNNGHYVPENFRNYFVVVFDKPFKSYGTWENRTNSVSTGTLELEGKGAGAYIEFKAGEQVQAKVASSYISTEQAGLNLKRELGKFRNLEATKTAAAKIWNEHLSRILVEGGTEEEKATFYSCFFRASLFSRQFFEYDKDGKPYYYSAYDGKIHEGYMYTDTGFWDTFRAQFPLNAIMHPTMHGRYMQALLAAYEQCGWLPSWSFPGEGGSMIGNHAISLLTDAWVKGIRTFDPKQALQAYLHEATNKGPWGPANGRHGWKEYYQLGYVPYPEYGEATAKTLEYAYDDFCAWQLSKETDQPFYTRIFERQMYNYKNVYDPSTRFMRGRNSKGEWKANFDPIEWGGPYTEGNAWHWQWSVFHDVQGLINLMQGEKNFTAKLDSVFSEPNKVNTGTYGGMIHEMTEMVMANMGQYAHGNQPIQHMIYLYNYAGQPWKTQYHVRQVMSRLYNSTENGYPGDEDQGQTSSWYVLSALGFYSVCPGTDQYVIGSPVFNKVTITLENGKKFVIQARNNNAQNVYIQSAKLNGKDYTPTYIKHSDITNGGLLEFDMQAQPATQRAQSVSDRPFSLSR; this comes from the coding sequence ATGAAATATTTAATTGTTCTTTTATTTGTTAGCAAGCTGGCTGTTGCTCAAACGCCTGATCTTGTTAAATATGTCAACACACTGCAGGGAACCAATTCAAAACATGAGTTGACGCGCGGCAATACGTACCCCACTACAGCCCTTCCTTTTGGAATGAATACCTGGACTCCGCAGACGGGCCGAAATGGTGATGGCTGGAAATACCAGTATTTTAAGAAAACGATCAGGGGCTTCCAGCAGGCGCACCAGTGCAGTTCGTGGAGTAATGATTATGCGGTATTTTCTTTCATGCCGGTTACCGGAGCTCTTAAGGTAAACGAAGAAGAAAGGGCTGCAGGTTTTAGTCACGATAATGAGATTGCACGTCCCAACTATTATAAAGTAAAGCTTGATAACGGAATTACTACAGAGATGTCACCCACAGAACGCGGGGCACATCTTCGTTTCTCATTCCCTAAAGGCGAAAAAAGCTATCTGGTTCTGGACGGCTACACAAAAATGAGCATGGTGAAGATCATTCCTTCAGAACGCAAGATCATCGGATACGTTAATAATGGTCATTATGTGCCTGAGAATTTCAGGAACTACTTTGTCGTGGTATTCGATAAACCTTTCAAAAGCTACGGCACATGGGAAAACCGTACAAATTCTGTTTCTACGGGGACATTGGAGCTGGAAGGTAAGGGAGCGGGTGCGTATATTGAGTTTAAGGCCGGAGAGCAGGTACAGGCGAAGGTTGCTTCTTCGTATATCAGTACTGAGCAGGCCGGACTAAATTTAAAAAGAGAGCTTGGCAAGTTCAGGAACCTCGAGGCTACCAAAACGGCTGCCGCTAAGATATGGAATGAGCACTTAAGCAGGATACTTGTAGAAGGCGGCACTGAGGAGGAGAAAGCAACATTCTATTCCTGCTTCTTCAGGGCCAGTTTATTCTCCCGTCAGTTTTTTGAATATGATAAGGATGGTAAACCTTATTACTACAGCGCTTATGACGGAAAGATACACGAAGGGTACATGTACACGGACACCGGTTTCTGGGATACGTTCAGGGCTCAGTTCCCGTTAAATGCTATCATGCATCCTACTATGCATGGTCGTTATATGCAAGCTTTGCTTGCCGCTTACGAACAATGCGGATGGCTGCCTTCATGGTCGTTTCCCGGTGAAGGCGGAAGTATGATCGGAAATCATGCCATCTCATTACTTACAGACGCCTGGGTAAAAGGCATACGGACATTCGATCCGAAACAAGCTTTGCAGGCTTATCTTCATGAAGCCACTAACAAAGGTCCATGGGGCCCCGCCAATGGCAGACATGGCTGGAAGGAATATTATCAACTGGGGTACGTTCCTTACCCCGAATACGGAGAAGCTACTGCAAAAACTCTTGAATACGCGTATGATGATTTTTGCGCCTGGCAGTTATCGAAAGAAACGGATCAGCCATTTTATACCCGTATTTTTGAACGCCAGATGTACAACTATAAAAACGTTTACGACCCATCTACGCGCTTTATGAGAGGCAGAAACAGCAAAGGGGAATGGAAAGCCAACTTTGATCCTATTGAGTGGGGCGGTCCCTATACCGAAGGTAATGCCTGGCATTGGCAGTGGTCGGTTTTTCATGATGTTCAGGGACTGATCAACCTGATGCAGGGAGAGAAAAATTTTACTGCGAAGCTTGATTCGGTGTTTTCAGAGCCTAATAAAGTGAATACAGGAACCTATGGTGGAATGATACACGAGATGACTGAGATGGTGATGGCGAATATGGGGCAGTATGCTCATGGCAATCAACCGATTCAGCATATGATCTATTTGTATAACTATGCGGGTCAACCCTGGAAGACTCAATATCATGTACGTCAGGTAATGAGCCGTTTGTATAATTCTACTGAAAACGGGTATCCCGGAGACGAAGATCAGGGTCAGACTTCGTCATGGTATGTTTTGAGCGCTTTAGGCTTTTATAGTGTTTGTCCCGGCACTGATCAATATGTAATCGGCAGTCCGGTATTTAATAAGGTGACTATTACTCTGGAGAATGGGAAGAAGTTTGTGATCCAGGCGCGTAATAACAATGCGCAGAACGTATATATCCAGTCGGCAAAGCTTAACGGAAAAGACTATACTCCTACTTATATAAAACACTCAGACATTACAAACGGCGGACTGCTGGAGTTTGATATGCAGGCTCAGCCCGCAACGCAAAGAGCGCAAAGTGTATCTGACCGGCCTTTTTCGTTATCGCGCTGA